A genomic stretch from Frigoribacterium sp. PvP032 includes:
- a CDS encoding glycoside hydrolase domain-containing protein: MADIWVANAQTWINNTYGNVSGIATVTVDGSSGWQTMYALTRALQYELGITALSDNFGAGTTSAFQQKVRVISSTTTSRIVGILQCALWCKGYAGGTSFGQWSETVGASVSTVRSNLGLSAASTVDAKLMKSLLTMDAYTVVNGGSARVRSGQQWLNSMYSTRADFSLIPCDGLYTRDVQRGIVYAIQYESGMVDGTANGNFGPGTQQGLKSYGNLTSGATDGTRKFVSLFQIALAVNGYDVERSGTFAAATRTSTLDFQRFMELSASGAANFDTWAALLVSSGNVERSVTGMDTSTEITQARADQLWNLGYRVVGRYLTVTGKGLFLGELDRILNKGFKFFPIFQNFNNGPQYFYFSAGLDHGTQAARRLRQFAFPAGTTVFFSVDYDAIDAEIDSLIKPYFEGIRAGLATSRRVNYKVGIYATRNVSARMSQLGLADEIWVSGMSTGFSGNLGFPMPASWSYTQVVELHDINIDKNVVSSRAKPLSRSEVPSTPDDTNLSRTFWWSLVAQELLAEQAIGLRPVVPSALAGEYVLFFLMSRSYTGAMWENYLWFPERLATSATRDAVALTRGSYMQTAGNVVDLSGAYVGGVPADGGASSLEHMAATAQSVNYYGDHANSGKVDMGDLGGWALDFVQLWANARYRAADVSLASYVTTNLGGNTEATGFSLGDVIADADGWLLGSRLRSGLPFGEAVRQTLVIGSDWRLRVRAFLQGRFGATATSTQLLETNIRDVFTSSWPTTLVPRELFLRGADLPTASQLNEFATAAVNRYLVLAGLKAS, from the coding sequence ATGGCTGACATCTGGGTAGCTAACGCACAAACGTGGATTAACAACACTTACGGAAATGTGTCGGGCATTGCCACTGTGACGGTTGATGGGTCGTCGGGCTGGCAAACGATGTATGCCCTTACTAGGGCGCTGCAGTACGAGTTGGGCATCACTGCCCTCTCCGATAACTTTGGAGCCGGAACGACCTCAGCATTCCAGCAAAAGGTCCGCGTCATTTCTTCGACCACCACAAGCCGAATCGTAGGAATCCTGCAGTGCGCGCTTTGGTGCAAGGGCTACGCAGGGGGCACCTCGTTTGGTCAATGGAGCGAGACGGTTGGCGCTTCCGTCTCTACCGTCAGAAGCAACCTGGGCCTCTCCGCCGCTTCGACCGTCGACGCCAAGCTTATGAAGTCGCTTCTGACCATGGACGCCTATACGGTCGTCAACGGTGGCTCGGCGCGCGTCCGATCAGGGCAGCAGTGGCTCAACAGTATGTATTCGACCCGAGCCGATTTCTCGCTCATCCCGTGCGATGGCCTCTACACGAGAGACGTACAGCGCGGCATCGTCTACGCCATCCAGTACGAATCAGGCATGGTGGACGGTACGGCCAACGGCAACTTCGGGCCCGGCACGCAACAAGGCCTCAAGTCCTACGGCAATCTGACCTCCGGAGCAACCGACGGGACACGCAAGTTTGTTTCGTTGTTCCAAATTGCTCTCGCAGTGAACGGCTACGACGTCGAACGAAGCGGAACCTTCGCCGCCGCAACAAGGACATCCACCCTGGACTTTCAACGATTCATGGAGCTGTCCGCTTCAGGGGCGGCAAACTTCGACACCTGGGCGGCATTGCTTGTCAGCTCGGGCAACGTCGAGCGAAGCGTCACTGGTATGGACACCAGCACAGAGATAACCCAAGCTCGGGCCGACCAACTCTGGAACCTCGGCTACCGAGTAGTCGGGCGTTACTTGACGGTTACGGGTAAGGGGCTCTTTCTCGGAGAACTGGACCGCATCCTCAACAAGGGATTCAAATTCTTCCCCATTTTCCAGAACTTCAACAATGGCCCTCAGTACTTCTACTTTTCCGCCGGGCTCGACCACGGTACCCAGGCGGCTCGGCGCCTAAGGCAGTTCGCCTTTCCGGCGGGCACCACAGTCTTCTTCTCTGTCGACTACGACGCCATCGACGCCGAAATAGATTCCCTCATCAAGCCCTACTTCGAAGGAATCCGAGCTGGGCTCGCCACGTCAAGGCGGGTCAACTACAAGGTTGGCATTTACGCCACTCGCAACGTCTCCGCTCGAATGTCCCAACTCGGCTTGGCAGATGAGATCTGGGTAAGCGGCATGTCCACCGGATTCAGCGGCAACCTCGGATTCCCGATGCCAGCCAGTTGGAGCTACACCCAGGTCGTCGAACTTCACGACATCAACATCGACAAGAACGTTGTCTCGTCCCGCGCAAAGCCCCTATCCCGAAGTGAAGTCCCTTCGACTCCAGACGACACCAACCTGTCAAGGACTTTCTGGTGGAGCCTCGTCGCCCAGGAGCTGCTGGCCGAGCAAGCCATCGGCCTTCGTCCCGTTGTCCCGAGCGCTCTGGCCGGGGAATACGTTCTCTTCTTCCTCATGAGCCGCTCCTACACGGGAGCCATGTGGGAGAACTACCTCTGGTTCCCAGAGCGCCTAGCTACCTCTGCGACTCGCGACGCCGTCGCACTTACGCGGGGGTCCTACATGCAGACCGCCGGCAATGTAGTGGACCTCTCGGGAGCTTACGTGGGCGGTGTTCCCGCAGACGGGGGAGCCTCGAGCCTCGAGCACATGGCAGCCACAGCTCAAAGCGTCAACTACTACGGCGACCACGCTAATTCCGGAAAGGTCGACATGGGCGACCTAGGCGGATGGGCTCTTGATTTTGTCCAGCTGTGGGCTAACGCCAGATACAGGGCTGCCGACGTCTCCTTGGCAAGCTACGTGACCACCAACCTCGGGGGGAACACCGAAGCCACCGGATTCTCGCTAGGAGACGTCATCGCTGATGCCGATGGGTGGCTCCTTGGAAGCCGCCTCAGGAGCGGACTTCCGTTCGGCGAAGCGGTGCGGCAGACACTCGTCATCGGTAGCGATTGGCGCCTCCGGGTGCGAGCCTTCTTGCAAGGCCGGTTCGGCGCGACGGCGACCTCAACACAGCTATTGGAAACGAATATTAGGGACGTGTTTACGTCAAGTTGGCCGACCACGTTGGTACCCCGAGAGCTTTTCCTCAGGGGTGCTGATCTCCCGACCGCGTCTCAACTCAATGAGTTCGCCACAGCCGCCGTCAATCGCTACCTGGTCCTCGCTGGCCTAAAGGCCAGCTGA
- a CDS encoding ATP-binding cassette domain-containing protein, which produces MPSTLSTTTPSPSVVLTDCSFAWPDGAVVLDRVTTAFGRGRTGLVGANGAGKSTLVRLVTGDLAPTGGRVSTTGPVDVLPQRLRCGPDDTVADLLGIRPRLDALHAILGGDPDPRHFDALGDDWDLEGRAVAALSEVGLDLDTGDLLRPVATLSGGQAVLTAVTGVRLRDRPVAVLDEPTNDLDLRSRGLLLDLVDHWRGTLVVVSHDRELLEHVDEIAELHDGSIRTSGGTWSDFEQRLAVERSAAERDLRDADQLLRAERRQRIEAETTIARRARAGRRSAESMPAIIAHARRNKAEATAGRLRSGHGDAEARARDQVDVASRAVRDDDTVRVDLPDPAIPAGRRLAELTVRGRTTVLQGPERIAVVGANGTGKTTLLEQLVGAPGARPHPLADTGATSFTERVAWLPQRRDGLLDDDDTVLEHVARAPAVPDRELRNALARLRVRGSVVDRTTATLSGGERFRVALAGLVLADPVPQLLVLDEPTNDLDMATTDHLVEVLAAWRGGLVVVSHDERFLDRLGLHARVALD; this is translated from the coding sequence GTGCCCTCCACCCTCAGCACCACCACGCCCTCACCGTCCGTCGTCCTCACGGACTGCTCGTTCGCCTGGCCCGACGGGGCCGTCGTCCTCGACCGGGTCACCACGGCCTTCGGGCGGGGACGTACCGGCCTCGTCGGGGCCAACGGCGCCGGCAAGTCGACGCTCGTCCGCCTCGTCACGGGCGATCTCGCCCCCACCGGCGGGAGGGTCTCGACGACCGGACCGGTCGACGTGCTGCCGCAGCGCCTCCGGTGCGGTCCGGACGACACCGTCGCCGACCTGCTCGGCATCCGACCGAGGCTCGACGCCCTGCACGCGATCCTCGGCGGCGACCCCGACCCGCGGCACTTCGACGCCCTCGGCGACGACTGGGACCTCGAGGGCCGGGCCGTCGCCGCCCTCAGCGAGGTCGGGCTCGACCTCGACACCGGAGACCTGCTCCGTCCGGTCGCGACCCTGTCGGGCGGGCAGGCTGTCCTCACCGCCGTCACCGGCGTGCGGCTGCGCGACCGGCCCGTCGCCGTGCTCGACGAGCCGACGAACGACCTCGACCTGCGGTCGCGCGGGCTGCTGCTCGACCTGGTCGATCATTGGCGCGGAACGCTCGTCGTCGTGAGCCACGACCGCGAGCTCCTCGAGCACGTCGACGAGATCGCCGAGCTGCACGACGGCTCGATCCGCACCTCGGGCGGGACCTGGTCCGACTTCGAGCAGCGCCTGGCCGTCGAGCGGTCGGCGGCCGAGCGCGACCTGCGCGACGCCGATCAGCTGCTGCGCGCCGAACGGCGCCAGCGCATTGAGGCCGAGACGACGATCGCCCGGCGGGCGCGCGCCGGGCGACGATCGGCGGAGTCGATGCCTGCGATCATCGCCCACGCGCGGAGGAACAAGGCGGAGGCGACGGCGGGCCGGCTGCGCTCGGGGCACGGGGACGCGGAGGCGCGGGCCAGGGACCAGGTCGACGTCGCCTCACGAGCGGTGAGGGACGACGACACCGTCCGGGTCGACCTGCCCGATCCGGCGATCCCGGCGGGGCGACGCCTCGCGGAGCTGACCGTGCGGGGCAGGACGACCGTGCTGCAGGGGCCGGAGCGGATCGCGGTCGTCGGCGCGAACGGCACGGGCAAGACGACGCTGCTCGAGCAGCTCGTCGGTGCTCCCGGCGCGAGGCCGCACCCCCTGGCCGACACGGGGGCGACGTCGTTCACCGAACGGGTCGCCTGGCTGCCCCAGCGCCGCGACGGGCTGCTCGACGACGACGACACCGTCCTCGAGCACGTCGCCCGCGCTCCCGCCGTGCCCGACCGTGAGCTGCGCAACGCCCTCGCGCGTCTCCGCGTCCGTGGATCGGTCGTCGACCGGACGACGGCCACACTCTCCGGAGGAGAACGTTTCCGCGTGGCCCTCGCGGGCCTGGTGCTCGCCGACCCGGTCCCCCAGCTGCTCGTGCTCGACGAGCCGACGAACGACCTCGACATGGCGACGACCGACCACCTCGTCGAGGTGCTCGCGGCCTGGCGCGGCGGCCTCGTGGTCGTCAGCCACGACGAGAGGTTCCTCGACCGGCTGGGGCTGCACGCCCGCGTGGCCCTAGATTGA